A window of the Amycolatopsis solani genome harbors these coding sequences:
- the hpt gene encoding hypoxanthine phosphoribosyltransferase, translating to MYEGEIASVLVTEQQIKDKIAELSEQIAADYPANGQGELLLVGVLKGAVMFMTDFARALPLPTQLEFMAVSSYGSATSSSGVVRILKDLDRDIAGRDVLIVEDIVDSGLTLSWLLKNLASRNPASLEVVSLLRKPEAVKVDVPVKYIGFDIPNEFVVGYGLDYAERYRDLPYIGTLDPKVYTA from the coding sequence GTGTACGAGGGCGAAATCGCCTCCGTGCTCGTCACCGAGCAGCAGATCAAGGACAAGATCGCGGAACTGTCGGAGCAGATCGCCGCCGACTATCCGGCCAACGGGCAGGGCGAACTCCTGCTGGTGGGCGTCCTGAAGGGCGCGGTCATGTTCATGACCGACTTCGCCCGCGCGCTGCCGCTGCCGACGCAGCTGGAATTCATGGCCGTCTCCTCGTACGGCTCGGCGACGTCGTCGTCCGGTGTCGTGCGGATCCTCAAGGACCTCGACCGCGACATCGCGGGCCGGGACGTCCTGATCGTCGAAGACATCGTCGACTCCGGCCTGACGCTGTCATGGCTGCTGAAGAACCTCGCCAGCCGCAACCCCGCGTCGCTCGAGGTCGTTTCGCTGCTGCGGAAGCCGGAAGCGGTGAAGGTGGACGTGCCGGTGAAGTACATCGGCTTCGACATCCCGAACGAGTTCGTCGTCGGCTACGGCCTCGACTACGCCGAGCGCTACCGGGACCTGCCGTACATCGGGACGCTGGACCCGAAGGTGTACACGGCGTAG
- a CDS encoding ESX secretion-associated protein EspG — MPNAELLTPVEVDFLWESAGLGELPYPLRVRSHGETVDERAALRRRTLEGLVARGLADGRGRPEPHVEDYFGVLAQAELSLDAVQLIAPDAEPLLAIAGVLGGQGLLAVQDRRGLHLQPCPADGLASAIVSLLPGAPRGTEKSITVPLEQLVGAHGVDFLQRRGNGDERSSADEDRKALARLHAQPRLRGGQIAANARSKVGGRTRSPVLSWFDTETGRYLTQASRGRDGRDWITIAPADAATLRHRLGEMLATSTTAV, encoded by the coding sequence ATGCCGAACGCTGAGCTGCTCACCCCGGTCGAGGTGGACTTCCTGTGGGAGTCCGCCGGGCTGGGCGAGCTGCCGTACCCGCTGCGCGTCCGCTCGCACGGCGAAACCGTCGACGAGCGGGCCGCACTGCGCCGCCGCACGCTGGAAGGTCTCGTCGCGCGCGGGCTCGCCGACGGCCGCGGGCGGCCCGAACCGCACGTCGAGGACTACTTCGGCGTACTGGCGCAGGCCGAGCTCAGCCTGGACGCGGTCCAGCTGATCGCCCCGGACGCCGAGCCGCTGCTCGCGATCGCCGGCGTGCTGGGCGGCCAGGGCCTGCTGGCGGTCCAGGACCGCCGCGGCCTGCACCTGCAGCCGTGCCCGGCCGACGGCCTCGCCAGCGCGATCGTCTCGCTGCTGCCGGGCGCCCCGCGCGGCACCGAGAAGTCGATCACGGTGCCGCTGGAGCAGCTGGTCGGCGCGCACGGCGTCGACTTCCTGCAGCGCCGCGGCAACGGCGACGAACGCTCGTCGGCGGACGAGGACCGCAAGGCACTGGCCCGCCTGCACGCCCAGCCCCGCCTGCGCGGCGGCCAGATCGCCGCCAACGCGCGCTCCAAGGTGGGCGGCCGCACGCGCTCACCGGTGCTGAGCTGGTTCGACACCGAAACCGGCCGCTACCTGACCCAGGCGTCCCGCGGCCGCGACGGCCGTGACTGGATCACGATCGCGCCGGCGGACGCGGCGACGTTGCGCCACCGCCTGGGCGAGATGCTGGCCACCTCGACCACGGCGGTCTGA
- the tilS gene encoding tRNA lysidine(34) synthetase TilS, giving the protein MTGPAVAAVRRAVRAFLDTVEAPSEICVAVSGGADSLALAEAAAYTGHRGGHVVRALVVDHGLQDGSAKIARDAAAAAKALGADEAEVRRVDVTGTGGPEAAARKARYRALAGHELVLLGHTLDDQAETVLLGLGRGSGPRSVAGMRPHDPPWGRPLLAVPRATTRAACAELGVEPWDDPHNAEPRFTRVRLRTEVLPLLEDVLNGGVAGALARTAAQLREDNEALDTMADMIFTRAGGAEGLDVGLLEAEPAALRRRVLRRWLLQSGVRELTDAHLRAVDGLVARWRGQGGVWLPGNLEARRAHGRLCLTSQPTTRGE; this is encoded by the coding sequence ATGACCGGGCCGGCGGTCGCGGCCGTCCGCCGGGCCGTGCGCGCCTTCCTGGACACCGTCGAGGCGCCGTCCGAGATCTGCGTCGCGGTCTCCGGCGGCGCCGACTCGCTCGCGCTGGCCGAGGCCGCCGCGTACACCGGGCACCGCGGCGGGCACGTCGTCCGCGCGCTCGTCGTCGACCACGGCCTGCAGGACGGCTCGGCGAAGATCGCGCGGGACGCGGCGGCCGCGGCGAAGGCGCTCGGCGCCGACGAAGCCGAGGTGCGCCGGGTCGACGTCACCGGCACCGGCGGTCCGGAAGCCGCCGCGCGCAAGGCCCGCTACCGGGCGCTGGCCGGGCACGAGCTCGTCCTGCTCGGCCACACCCTCGACGACCAGGCCGAAACCGTCCTGCTCGGCCTGGGCCGCGGCTCGGGCCCGCGCAGCGTCGCCGGCATGCGGCCGCACGACCCGCCGTGGGGACGGCCGCTGCTCGCGGTCCCGCGCGCCACCACCCGGGCCGCCTGCGCCGAGCTCGGCGTCGAGCCGTGGGACGACCCGCACAACGCCGAACCGCGCTTCACCCGCGTCCGGTTGCGCACCGAGGTGCTGCCGCTCCTGGAGGACGTCCTCAACGGCGGGGTGGCGGGCGCGCTCGCCCGGACGGCCGCGCAGCTGCGTGAAGACAATGAGGCGCTGGACACAATGGCGGACATGATCTTCACCCGCGCGGGCGGCGCCGAAGGGCTGGATGTCGGACTCCTCGAGGCCGAGCCCGCGGCACTGCGGCGGCGGGTTCTTCGCAGGTGGTTGCTGCAATCGGGTGTGCGCGAGCTCACCGACGCGCACCTCCGCGCGGTCGACGGGCTGGTCGCCCGGTGGCGTGGTCAGGGCGGTGTCTGGTTGCCCGGCAACTTGGAGGCGCGGCGGGCGCATGGCAGGCTCTGCCTCACCTCCCAACCCACCACACGAGGGGAATGA
- a CDS encoding zinc-dependent metalloprotease has protein sequence MVDWAIAAQTGALLVRGGPQIPREEAEAAVTDLRELTVEAEGHVRQLTNLGLDLPLLPGEVVDRPGWVRSAAAGLGALTGRALPQQGGALGPILAGGAGVQTGLVLAFLASRVLGQYDPFGGPEREGQLLLVAPNVVAAEQAMNVPGHDFRLWVCLHECTHRLQFTAVRWLRDYFADEVERLVSGLAGGGSDSLSDLFGRLPEAIKQGPKLNLAELLQSPKERAVFDRLLALSTLLEGHADYVMDAVGPQVVPSVDTIRARFSARRKGGGVFDRLLRALLGVDAKIRQYEEGAKFTKHVVDAVGMDGFNAVWRSPNTLPSRAEIADPAAWVRRLHG, from the coding sequence CCGTCACCGACCTTCGCGAGCTGACGGTGGAGGCCGAAGGGCACGTCCGGCAGCTGACGAACCTGGGCCTCGACCTGCCGCTGCTGCCCGGCGAGGTCGTCGACCGGCCCGGCTGGGTGCGCTCGGCCGCCGCCGGGCTGGGTGCGCTGACCGGGCGCGCGCTGCCGCAGCAGGGTGGGGCGCTCGGGCCGATCCTCGCCGGGGGCGCCGGCGTCCAGACCGGCCTGGTGCTCGCGTTCCTCGCCAGCCGCGTGCTGGGCCAGTACGACCCCTTCGGCGGGCCGGAGCGGGAGGGGCAGCTGCTGCTCGTCGCGCCGAACGTCGTCGCCGCCGAGCAGGCGATGAACGTGCCGGGCCACGACTTCCGGCTCTGGGTCTGCCTGCACGAATGCACGCACCGGCTGCAGTTCACCGCGGTCCGGTGGCTGCGCGACTACTTCGCCGACGAGGTCGAGCGGCTCGTCTCCGGCCTCGCCGGCGGCGGCAGCGACAGCCTGTCCGACCTGTTCGGCCGGCTGCCCGAAGCGATCAAGCAGGGACCGAAGCTGAACCTCGCGGAGCTGCTCCAGTCGCCGAAGGAACGCGCGGTGTTCGACCGGCTGCTGGCGCTCTCGACGCTGCTCGAAGGCCACGCCGACTACGTGATGGACGCCGTCGGGCCGCAGGTCGTCCCGAGCGTCGACACGATCCGCGCGCGGTTCTCCGCCCGGCGCAAGGGCGGTGGCGTCTTCGACCGGCTGCTGCGCGCGCTGCTCGGCGTCGACGCGAAGATCCGCCAGTACGAAGAAGGCGCGAAGTTCACCAAGCACGTCGTGGACGCCGTCGGCATGGACGGTTTCAACGCCGTCTGGCGGTCGCCGAACACCCTGCCGTCGCGCGCCGAGATCGCCGATCCGGCGGCGTGGGTCCGGCGCCTGCACGGATGA
- a CDS encoding ESX secretion-associated protein EspG, producing MMQEFFSPLAFDFLWESAQLGELPYPLRVRSHGATEDERVSLRHRVDAELKARGLREPRGRLAPPIEDALGLLAFAPLTIDALHIPQFEAPTVGVLAAADDTKGVLAVQDADGIWLRDIPRDGLVSAVVGVLPAGPRGSEASITLPLDDALRTPPIRVPVSLPSTAPDERGKGRRTPLSERVTADPREAYGRLAGQPRQRGGQLAANSRSQVGAKQRSRVLAWFDTATGRYLSLSRAGSDGREWVTVAPADPATLRTRLGEMVNSVSDGTR from the coding sequence GTGATGCAAGAGTTCTTCTCGCCACTGGCGTTCGACTTCCTGTGGGAGTCGGCGCAGCTCGGCGAGCTGCCGTACCCGCTGCGGGTCCGGTCGCACGGCGCGACCGAAGACGAGCGCGTCTCGCTGCGCCACCGCGTCGACGCCGAGCTGAAGGCCCGTGGGCTCCGCGAACCACGCGGCAGGCTCGCGCCGCCGATCGAGGACGCGCTGGGGCTGCTGGCCTTCGCCCCGCTGACCATCGACGCGCTGCACATCCCGCAGTTCGAAGCGCCGACGGTCGGCGTCCTCGCGGCGGCCGACGACACCAAGGGCGTCCTCGCGGTCCAGGACGCCGACGGCATCTGGCTGCGGGACATCCCGCGCGACGGCCTGGTCTCCGCCGTCGTCGGCGTGCTGCCGGCCGGGCCGAGGGGGAGCGAGGCGTCGATCACACTCCCGCTGGACGACGCCCTGCGGACCCCGCCGATCCGGGTGCCGGTGTCCTTGCCGTCGACCGCGCCCGACGAGCGCGGGAAGGGGCGCCGGACCCCGCTGAGCGAGCGCGTCACGGCCGACCCGCGGGAGGCGTACGGCCGCCTCGCCGGGCAGCCGCGGCAGCGGGGCGGTCAGCTGGCAGCGAACAGCCGTTCGCAGGTCGGGGCCAAGCAGCGGTCCCGCGTCCTGGCCTGGTTCGACACCGCGACCGGACGCTACCTGAGCCTCTCCCGCGCAGGTAGCGACGGTCGGGAGTGGGTCACGGTGGCCCCGGCCGACCCGGCGACCCTGCGGACGCGGCTGGGCGAGATGGTGAACAGTGTGTCCGACGGCACGCGATAG